Proteins encoded in a region of the Fibrobacter sp. UWR4 genome:
- a CDS encoding glycosyl hydrolase family 8 encodes MILKKLLTAALPLGFAFGLNACSSDETSSPVIPDTPAPVPASSAAAVDPLPSTPVVTPSAKTYGSLPATANAAGAMNWYALWKGIYFKTYEEEATKYPAAAASMDWAAIFAPYLASGLMPGRVVWDTNSDSYCEIEGATDSYKKRGCTVSEGVGYGMLLSYFAGDYATLNSLWTYNRGYRAYLGTSNLMPWRTGTYSYESLGSAANTSSATDADLDIATSLILTYYATGSEAYKNDALLIVNDMWDKEISPTKMIYSGDTPTWKKETSAYNLSYFSPVALRLFALIDPAHDWTGVLNTMYDFMINVQAAGTGVFPDWVDYTGKAINPNNHSADKTYWMFHQESVRIPWRIAWDYYWTQDPRALQVLTTLNNFISTKSGGDPANLETTGKVMYSAVPGMADGSVNSLHPHWHGAWCLTGMGANQAWLDACTASFNARTIANFNYFPHILQTMYGELLNGLFVKPAGLPF; translated from the coding sequence ATGATCTTGAAAAAACTACTTACTGCTGCATTGCCGCTGGGCTTTGCTTTCGGATTGAACGCCTGTAGTAGCGATGAAACTTCTTCCCCGGTGATTCCGGATACTCCGGCTCCGGTTCCTGCATCCTCTGCAGCTGCAGTGGATCCGCTTCCTTCTACTCCGGTTGTAACACCCTCTGCAAAGACCTATGGTTCTTTGCCTGCTACCGCCAATGCAGCAGGTGCTATGAATTGGTATGCCCTTTGGAAGGGTATTTACTTTAAGACTTATGAAGAAGAGGCTACAAAATATCCTGCTGCAGCCGCTTCCATGGATTGGGCCGCAATTTTTGCCCCCTATCTTGCATCTGGCTTGATGCCTGGCCGTGTGGTCTGGGATACCAATAGCGACTCCTATTGTGAAATTGAAGGTGCTACCGACTCCTATAAGAAGCGTGGCTGTACCGTCTCCGAAGGTGTGGGTTACGGCATGCTCCTTTCCTATTTCGCAGGTGACTATGCTACCCTGAATTCTCTGTGGACTTATAACAGAGGTTATCGTGCCTATCTGGGTACTTCTAATCTGATGCCCTGGAGAACGGGTACTTATTCTTACGAATCCTTGGGTTCTGCTGCTAATACCTCTTCTGCAACGGATGCGGATTTGGATATTGCAACCTCCTTGATTCTGACTTACTATGCAACTGGTAGTGAAGCATATAAGAACGATGCCTTGCTGATTGTCAATGATATGTGGGATAAGGAAATTAGCCCCACTAAGATGATCTATTCTGGTGATACCCCCACCTGGAAGAAGGAAACCAGTGCTTACAACTTGAGCTACTTCTCTCCGGTGGCCTTGAGGCTCTTTGCTTTGATCGACCCTGCCCATGACTGGACTGGTGTCCTTAACACCATGTACGATTTCATGATCAATGTTCAGGCTGCTGGTACGGGCGTGTTCCCGGACTGGGTGGATTACACGGGTAAGGCTATCAATCCTAACAACCATAGTGCCGATAAGACCTACTGGATGTTCCATCAGGAATCTGTCCGTATTCCTTGGCGTATTGCTTGGGACTACTATTGGACTCAGGATCCTCGCGCTCTGCAGGTGCTGACCACCTTGAACAACTTCATTTCTACCAAGTCCGGTGGTGATCCGGCTAACCTGGAAACGACTGGTAAGGTGATGTATTCTGCTGTGCCGGGTATGGCTGATGGTTCTGTGAACTCCCTCCATCCGCACTGGCATGGTGCATGGTGCTTGACCGGTATGGGCGCAAATCAGGCCTGGCTTGATGCTTGTACTGCAAGCTTCAACGCAAGAACCATTGCAAACTTCAACTACTTCCCCCATATTCTTCAGACGATGTATGGCGAACTGTTGAACGGTCTCTTCGTGAAGCCGGCTGGCCTGCCGTTCTAA
- a CDS encoding glycoside hydrolase family 18 protein, producing MNLKLLASTMIVACVAMSQAASDKVVGFYPYWSQYSQFYPKDIRYNTVTDIHYVGLLPAEDGSLAFADENDAENFKTLAQMSKENNVKLIVSVGGMEAEGNLKAIASSDESLSSFVSNVSSWISENGGDGIELDWQNVTADDKEAYGKMVNALVDGLSGSIVTAVVYPSAGMDVYDAEALNRTAYVDVFMADQMTEESSEVVPNQSASFVKSTLDQVSGAGIQSDKLVPIIFMYGKTFSGAQGLGTAHKGTGSGNDGYVPYAELMSKFDTPDYKVTFDEGSQSEVAVSKDETIVFMGIPSVKAVAQQVKNDGMAGVAVYDLSQDHHEPIVSLLVTLGLELRPGVDFKPKKK from the coding sequence ATGAATCTCAAACTTCTTGCATCTACTATGATTGTTGCCTGTGTGGCTATGTCCCAGGCTGCATCTGACAAGGTTGTTGGCTTCTATCCTTACTGGAGCCAGTACTCTCAGTTCTATCCGAAGGATATCCGCTATAATACCGTGACCGATATCCACTACGTGGGTCTCCTCCCGGCTGAAGACGGTTCTTTGGCTTTCGCAGACGAAAATGACGCTGAAAACTTCAAGACCCTGGCTCAGATGTCCAAGGAAAACAACGTGAAGTTGATTGTTTCCGTTGGTGGTATGGAAGCTGAAGGCAATCTGAAGGCTATAGCCTCCTCTGATGAATCCCTGTCTTCCTTCGTTTCCAACGTAAGTAGCTGGATTTCTGAAAACGGTGGCGATGGCATTGAACTTGACTGGCAGAATGTTACTGCCGATGACAAGGAAGCCTACGGCAAGATGGTGAACGCTCTGGTGGATGGCCTTTCCGGTTCTATCGTTACCGCTGTAGTTTATCCCTCTGCTGGCATGGATGTCTATGACGCTGAAGCCCTGAATCGCACCGCCTATGTGGATGTGTTCATGGCTGACCAGATGACCGAGGAAAGCTCCGAAGTGGTTCCTAACCAGAGCGCAAGCTTTGTTAAGAGTACTTTGGATCAGGTTTCCGGTGCTGGTATCCAGAGCGACAAGCTGGTTCCCATCATCTTTATGTATGGTAAGACCTTCTCTGGTGCACAGGGCCTTGGCACTGCTCATAAGGGTACAGGTAGCGGTAACGATGGCTACGTTCCCTACGCAGAACTGATGAGCAAGTTCGATACTCCGGATTACAAGGTGACTTTCGATGAAGGTTCCCAGTCCGAAGTCGCTGTTAGCAAGGATGAAACCATCGTGTTCATGGGTATTCCTTCTGTAAAGGCTGTTGCCCAGCAGGTTAAGAATGACGGTATGGCTGGTGTGGCCGTTTACGACCTCTCCCAGGATCATCACGAACCTATCGTTTCCCTTCTGGTCACTCTTGGCCTTGAACTGCGCCCTGGTGTAGATTTCAAGCCTAAGAAGAAGTAA
- a CDS encoding carbohydrate binding domain-containing protein gives MKSHLQNIIRTCAVGTLLLTSFSLASFSDFRDRDASRFQTKEAKQFRPDKDVVSVVMREAIPRGGGYTYQYPRENPEPILTDKFAMEGALSMEIELIASDYSGVAICIAGSVDLEPYYEDGVLEFWLKGAQGGENALFVLVDDGVKSGGESMQVKLRSKSLGEITTEWKRFSIPLKLFGKTGVYWDAKNTREVMLPFAWSNFKGFRLEVRKDENESFKVWIDDIVIKKHGKAYEGPAYYPFRNEI, from the coding sequence ATGAAATCACATTTGCAGAACATCATCAGGACGTGTGCTGTTGGCACCCTCCTCCTTACATCTTTTTCCTTGGCGAGCTTTAGCGACTTTAGGGATAGAGATGCTTCCCGCTTCCAGACCAAGGAAGCTAAGCAGTTCCGCCCTGATAAGGACGTTGTAAGCGTCGTTATGCGTGAAGCCATCCCCCGTGGCGGTGGCTATACTTACCAGTATCCCCGTGAAAACCCCGAACCGATCCTCACCGACAAGTTCGCTATGGAAGGCGCCCTTTCCATGGAAATCGAACTTATTGCTAGCGACTACTCCGGTGTGGCTATTTGTATTGCTGGTTCTGTGGACCTGGAGCCCTACTACGAAGACGGTGTCCTGGAATTTTGGCTCAAGGGTGCTCAGGGCGGTGAAAATGCCCTGTTCGTGCTGGTGGACGACGGTGTGAAGTCTGGTGGTGAATCCATGCAGGTCAAGCTCCGTTCCAAGAGCCTTGGCGAAATTACCACCGAATGGAAGCGTTTCAGCATTCCTCTGAAGCTCTTCGGTAAGACCGGTGTGTACTGGGATGCAAAGAATACTCGCGAAGTGATGCTTCCCTTTGCATGGTCCAACTTCAAGGGCTTCCGTCTTGAAGTCCGTAAGGACGAAAACGAATCCTTCAAGGTTTGGATTGACGATATTGTGATCAAGAAGCACGGCAAGGCTTACGAAGGCCCGGCCTACTATCCGTTCCGCAACGAGATTTAA
- a CDS encoding cellulase family glycosylhydrolase produces MTFFSKSMKALVLGGSLLMGTTLANASAATAKPLRVGPVSNYGTLGTSGNKIVSLSNKKEVMLRGMSMFWSDATGLQYYNKNVMKWAAENLKVDVIRYAMGIQYYDSQGGTSGEMDVNYSYKGNPDKQKGIIDQMVEAAIENDIYLIIDWHSHRADKEQALAADFFSEMAKKYANVPNIIWEVFNEPVNQSMGTIASYANSVISGIRAAGSKNLALVGTPRWSQMGECGGVSGDNVGYVFHFYAATHTKNSYSGNIDKCRSQGNAVFITEWGTTTADGKGGASEGNTNDWTSYMETNKISNCNWSLRNEVSTIGEKSTEGSALFSGEEFLNTTSKLNGATYSNSGKIVSKYLTSHASSWADSLMAGAAGACGFKAEVTASAGTLANVFKSGCTYTSSDPTVVANDGTILKPGLAILTGSDGSKSVATIKEEPNQTFSGFSDVTCFIGGSCTKSKALKDMDGDGKLEVIIVGSTKTVEGAQVTLRSLNPEILTIKEAMCTSQFCYAAKNTKAPMYEFTGTLGEAKVVATAPAIAGYNAYSDTVTITYKKGDDKLPGNVFKNTTVAKGAMVADFFPATTYYSKQPVTYTFDGKPTSTYLSNVNNALVAGNQDAIVTIKATSAGNDEREPLDLTITVVVGDSLAAINSGNVSIRSQKMNAGALKAQFSKGGISLEAMNSGLATVEIFNAKGKALRSIETNINAGANWIPVSGLRAGHYIVRLSQEANVQLYTLEKK; encoded by the coding sequence ATGACATTTTTCAGCAAATCTATGAAGGCCCTGGTCCTAGGCGGGTCTCTTCTCATGGGCACCACCCTGGCAAACGCAAGCGCTGCCACCGCAAAGCCCCTCCGTGTCGGCCCCGTTTCTAACTACGGTACTCTTGGAACAAGCGGCAATAAAATCGTTAGCCTTTCCAACAAGAAAGAAGTCATGCTTCGTGGCATGAGTATGTTCTGGTCTGACGCTACAGGCCTGCAGTACTACAACAAGAACGTGATGAAGTGGGCTGCAGAAAATCTGAAGGTAGACGTAATCCGTTATGCCATGGGTATCCAGTATTACGATAGCCAGGGCGGTACCAGCGGCGAAATGGACGTCAACTACTCTTACAAGGGTAATCCCGATAAGCAGAAAGGCATCATTGACCAGATGGTAGAAGCTGCCATCGAAAACGATATTTATCTGATTATTGACTGGCATAGTCATCGCGCCGATAAGGAACAGGCTCTCGCAGCTGACTTCTTCTCCGAAATGGCTAAGAAATATGCCAATGTGCCCAACATCATCTGGGAAGTGTTTAACGAACCGGTGAACCAGAGCATGGGCACCATCGCTAGCTACGCAAATTCCGTCATTAGCGGCATTCGCGCAGCAGGTTCCAAGAACCTGGCTCTGGTGGGTACACCCAGATGGTCTCAGATGGGTGAATGCGGCGGAGTTTCTGGCGACAACGTCGGTTACGTTTTCCATTTCTACGCAGCAACCCACACCAAGAACAGCTACAGCGGAAACATTGACAAATGCCGTAGTCAAGGCAATGCCGTGTTCATTACCGAATGGGGCACCACCACTGCCGATGGCAAGGGTGGCGCAAGCGAAGGCAATACCAACGATTGGACTTCCTACATGGAAACCAACAAGATCAGTAACTGCAACTGGAGTCTCCGTAATGAAGTCAGCACCATCGGTGAAAAGTCCACTGAAGGTTCCGCACTTTTCTCTGGCGAAGAATTCCTGAATACTACATCTAAGCTAAACGGAGCAACCTACTCCAACTCTGGTAAGATTGTAAGCAAGTACCTCACAAGTCACGCTAGTTCCTGGGCAGATAGCCTTATGGCTGGTGCTGCAGGCGCCTGCGGCTTTAAGGCAGAAGTCACTGCTTCTGCAGGTACCCTGGCAAACGTATTCAAGTCCGGCTGTACTTATACCTCTAGCGATCCCACTGTCGTAGCTAACGACGGAACCATCCTTAAGCCCGGTCTTGCAATTCTTACTGGCAGTGACGGTTCCAAGTCCGTTGCAACCATCAAGGAAGAACCAAACCAAACCTTCTCCGGCTTCTCTGACGTAACCTGCTTCATCGGCGGATCCTGCACCAAGAGCAAGGCTCTCAAGGACATGGATGGCGATGGCAAGTTGGAAGTGATTATTGTCGGTAGCACAAAAACTGTAGAAGGAGCACAGGTAACTCTCAGGTCCCTGAACCCCGAAATTCTGACTATCAAGGAAGCCATGTGCACTAGCCAGTTCTGCTATGCGGCAAAGAACACCAAGGCTCCTATGTACGAATTCACAGGCACTCTTGGAGAAGCTAAGGTTGTTGCAACAGCCCCCGCTATTGCCGGCTATAACGCCTATAGCGATACTGTTACCATCACCTATAAGAAGGGTGACGACAAGTTGCCGGGCAACGTGTTCAAGAATACTACCGTGGCAAAGGGCGCGATGGTTGCAGACTTCTTCCCCGCCACCACCTATTACAGTAAGCAGCCTGTGACTTACACCTTTGATGGCAAGCCCACCTCCACCTACCTGAGCAATGTGAACAACGCTCTGGTCGCAGGTAACCAGGATGCAATCGTCACCATCAAGGCAACATCTGCTGGCAACGATGAACGCGAACCTCTGGATTTGACCATTACCGTGGTTGTTGGCGATAGCCTTGCAGCAATCAATAGCGGCAACGTTTCTATCCGCTCTCAAAAGATGAATGCAGGCGCACTCAAGGCCCAGTTCAGCAAGGGAGGTATTTCCCTGGAAGCAATGAACAGTGGTCTCGCTACTGTTGAAATCTTCAACGCAAAGGGCAAGGCTCTCCGGTCCATCGAGACCAACATCAATGCAGGCGCCAACTGGATTCCGGTTTCCGGTCTCCGTGCAGGTCACTACATCGTACGTCTCAGCCAGGAGGCAAACGTCCAGCTCTACACTCTCGAAAAGAAGTAA
- a CDS encoding glycoside hydrolase family 5 protein, whose amino-acid sequence MKISKILTALAASALLCSCSSDGGGLTKAEDKGSTGATSSAHAKVDYSKGRAMNARLGKGINLGNAWDGAAYWSCGTLTEGFDLEYVNLNGESKSITLASSDQMFFNNLPASRYNSDCADKLDASWSNPIPDDYFTLVKQAGFNSIRLPVRWQHNSDPVTHKVNPERLAGVMEDIQLAVNAGLAVVVSFHWYYEIMFAANHAKTHPDLYEAELFHFISLWSEVATALNIFPDDMIVFDILNEPTMSSVEKLNEVMNAGYQAIRAAAPGKTIMFESKQSAKFAEITNLELPADGNIIYSGHYYEPYGFTHQGHSYACRGDAAYSMTANNDLKTYAATVKKLYPDVVAGLYLPMNMGEFGVSGGESANRNSCKSGENPPTNAAKARWAQGVIAAAEALGISWHYWGLAGVGGFEAYDKKTNTWLEGFPAAFGL is encoded by the coding sequence ATGAAGATTTCAAAGATTTTGACAGCCCTGGCAGCATCCGCCCTTCTCTGCAGCTGCTCCTCCGACGGAGGCGGACTTACAAAGGCTGAAGACAAGGGTTCCACCGGAGCCACATCCTCCGCCCACGCAAAGGTGGACTACTCCAAGGGACGCGCCATGAATGCACGTTTGGGCAAGGGTATTAACCTGGGCAACGCCTGGGATGGCGCAGCCTATTGGAGCTGCGGAACCCTTACTGAAGGGTTCGATTTGGAATACGTCAATCTGAATGGAGAATCAAAGTCCATCACTTTGGCCTCCAGCGACCAGATGTTCTTCAACAATCTTCCCGCCAGCCGTTACAATTCCGATTGCGCAGACAAACTGGATGCAAGCTGGAGCAACCCTATTCCAGACGACTACTTCACCCTGGTAAAGCAAGCCGGTTTCAATTCCATCCGCCTGCCGGTCCGCTGGCAGCATAATTCCGACCCAGTCACCCACAAGGTGAACCCGGAACGCCTGGCTGGAGTCATGGAAGACATCCAGTTGGCTGTTAACGCAGGCCTGGCCGTAGTTGTCAGTTTCCACTGGTACTACGAAATCATGTTCGCCGCCAACCACGCAAAGACCCATCCGGACCTTTACGAGGCAGAACTGTTCCATTTCATCAGCCTTTGGTCTGAAGTGGCAACAGCCCTCAACATCTTCCCCGACGACATGATTGTTTTCGATATTCTAAACGAACCCACCATGTCTTCTGTAGAAAAGCTTAACGAAGTCATGAATGCAGGCTACCAGGCCATCCGCGCAGCCGCCCCGGGCAAGACCATCATGTTTGAATCCAAGCAATCCGCAAAGTTTGCTGAAATCACCAACTTGGAACTGCCCGCTGATGGCAACATCATTTACAGTGGCCACTACTATGAACCTTATGGATTTACCCACCAGGGACATAGCTACGCCTGCAGAGGTGATGCAGCATACTCTATGACGGCAAATAATGACCTGAAGACCTATGCAGCAACCGTCAAGAAGCTTTATCCGGACGTTGTTGCAGGTCTGTACCTACCCATGAACATGGGCGAATTCGGTGTTTCCGGTGGAGAATCCGCAAATAGAAATTCCTGCAAGTCTGGCGAAAATCCGCCTACCAACGCAGCCAAGGCTAGATGGGCACAGGGTGTAATCGCCGCCGCCGAAGCACTGGGCATTTCTTGGCACTACTGGGGTCTCGCTGGCGTAGGTGGCTTCGAAGCCTATGACAAGAAGACCAATACTTGGTTGGAAGGTTTCCCCGCTGCATTCGGACTGTAA
- a CDS encoding T9SS type A sorting domain-containing protein, translating into MNKKLTLAALAAAAVAASAFTSTSMSWDGSDTEGKVITGSDEETAGYWYFYDDNAAPNNGDSKIVFPSDVEENTYGNFFGPLCEAYGGIKATIQIGTAYEYPFVGFGFNIVSENQEGADISAWGGIALAYNSTGGFAVELGVEDEANVTEYNNYKATAAKGSQSTSIAWAKFKQEAGWGQKVDQDVVLSKTAAIKLKFTADADFLLTCIADAKTGCGTGAIKAASAQGALNAQLNGRTLSFGKTVKAELVNLQGQVIASVNASSMDLSKVQAGVYMVRAEGLSQRIMVK; encoded by the coding sequence ATGAATAAGAAACTGACTCTTGCTGCTCTTGCTGCTGCTGCTGTTGCAGCATCTGCATTCACCTCTACCTCCATGTCTTGGGATGGTTCCGATACTGAAGGTAAGGTTATTACCGGTTCTGATGAAGAAACTGCCGGTTACTGGTACTTCTACGACGACAACGCTGCACCGAACAATGGTGACTCCAAGATCGTTTTCCCGTCTGACGTTGAAGAAAATACCTACGGTAACTTCTTTGGTCCCCTCTGCGAAGCTTACGGTGGTATCAAGGCTACCATTCAGATCGGTACCGCTTACGAATATCCGTTCGTAGGTTTCGGTTTCAACATCGTTTCTGAAAACCAGGAAGGTGCTGACATCTCCGCTTGGGGTGGCATCGCTCTGGCTTACAACTCCACCGGTGGTTTCGCTGTGGAACTGGGTGTTGAAGACGAAGCAAACGTTACCGAATACAACAACTACAAGGCTACCGCTGCTAAGGGTAGTCAGTCTACCTCCATCGCTTGGGCAAAGTTCAAGCAGGAAGCAGGCTGGGGCCAGAAGGTTGACCAGGACGTCGTTCTTTCCAAGACTGCAGCTATCAAGCTGAAGTTCACTGCTGATGCAGACTTCCTCCTGACTTGCATTGCTGACGCTAAAACTGGTTGCGGTACTGGTGCTATCAAGGCTGCTTCCGCACAGGGCGCTCTCAATGCTCAGCTCAACGGCCGTACCCTCTCCTTCGGTAAGACTGTTAAGGCTGAACTGGTTAACCTCCAGGGCCAGGTCATTGCTTCCGTTAACGCTTCCTCCATGGACCTCTCCAAGGTTCAGGCTGGCGTCTACATGGTCCGCGCAGAAGGCCTTTCTCAGCGCATCATGGTGAAGTAA
- a CDS encoding BatD family protein, which translates to MENDSSLVVLPADSASNTNVAMDTAAPAIQMPTPEQLGIAVSAGVKDASGTVMPITVTVGDTIQFPVTVSWSVQGSALLVVPTGTASAKGLTQVGVSQESARSVKDGKEVASITFNYKIVAQDTGNLSIPVMKFEIPTQMGQSLTLRTESVPVRVDGQVNVLPAIVGGAVAVVVLLAGLWRLKRRAAAKAATAAKNAAVDALREQMQVLKRRINTADCREWLLDLEKVCKAYAADRFGLDADKVKLEVLLKQGDLEGWESLLEKFADARYGGGKRDAFENKETWKAAMKLMGIEEEL; encoded by the coding sequence ATGGAAAATGATTCTTCACTTGTTGTTCTTCCGGCTGATTCTGCTAGTAATACAAACGTAGCCATGGATACGGCTGCACCTGCAATCCAGATGCCGACTCCGGAACAGTTGGGAATAGCTGTTTCTGCTGGTGTAAAGGATGCCTCTGGTACTGTTATGCCCATTACGGTTACGGTAGGGGATACCATTCAGTTCCCCGTAACAGTAAGCTGGAGTGTGCAAGGCAGTGCCCTGTTGGTGGTTCCTACAGGAACAGCATCCGCGAAGGGCCTTACCCAGGTGGGGGTGAGTCAGGAATCTGCTCGCAGCGTGAAGGATGGTAAGGAAGTTGCTTCTATTACCTTTAATTACAAGATTGTGGCCCAGGATACGGGTAACTTGAGCATTCCCGTTATGAAATTCGAGATTCCTACCCAAATGGGACAATCCTTAACCTTGCGTACGGAAAGCGTGCCGGTCCGTGTGGACGGGCAGGTGAATGTGTTGCCTGCTATTGTAGGCGGTGCGGTTGCTGTAGTTGTGTTGTTGGCGGGCTTGTGGCGTCTAAAGCGTAGGGCTGCCGCCAAGGCTGCTACCGCCGCCAAGAATGCCGCTGTAGACGCGCTTCGCGAACAGATGCAGGTGTTGAAGCGCCGAATCAATACGGCGGATTGCCGCGAATGGTTGCTGGACCTTGAAAAGGTCTGCAAGGCCTATGCCGCGGATCGCTTTGGTCTGGATGCGGACAAGGTCAAGTTGGAAGTTCTTTTGAAGCAGGGCGACCTGGAAGGCTGGGAGTCCTTGCTGGAAAAGTTTGCCGATGCCCGCTATGGTGGCGGAAAGCGGGACGCCTTCGAAAATAAGGAAACCTGGAAGGCTGCCATGAAGCTGATGGGGATTGAGGAAGAGCTTTAG